Proteins found in one Fulvitalea axinellae genomic segment:
- a CDS encoding anthranilate synthase component I family protein, which translates to MDKARKKQHFDTSLDIRQLLSWANGYAHVAYLNPNSIDYPHGPFPHLLAVGANDIITSGTSPFFEKTKSGIENSKEWWFGYFGYDLKNEIENLYSQNPSFIDFPEGMFFCPETLITFTENGLEISSFRAPKEIFEEIKKTTATAEKELSCGVLLPRFSKKEYLETVKKLQDHIVEGDIYEINLCQEFTATGNVQNPVNFYLKLNEKSPAPFSAWLKIGKKHLLCASPERFIKKKGDKLISQPIKGTIRRGEDDKEDQELKSLLFNDPKERAENLMIVDLVRNDLARSSVYGSVVPEEIFGIYGFRQVNQMISTVTSQLRPGFSPIEAIRNAFPMGSMTGAPKIRMMELAEHYEKSKRGLYSGAVGFFDPEMDFDFNVVIRSIFLDEKSGRLSFQVGGAITIDSIPEKEYEECMLKASAILSVLGISN; encoded by the coding sequence ATGGATAAAGCCAGAAAAAAACAACATTTCGATACGAGTTTAGACATAAGGCAGCTACTCAGCTGGGCGAATGGCTACGCCCATGTGGCTTATCTAAACCCGAATTCCATCGACTATCCGCACGGACCGTTCCCCCACTTGCTGGCTGTTGGCGCAAATGACATTATAACCTCCGGTACCTCTCCATTCTTCGAGAAAACAAAAAGCGGAATCGAAAACTCAAAAGAGTGGTGGTTTGGCTATTTCGGTTATGATCTCAAAAACGAAATAGAGAATCTCTACAGCCAAAATCCGAGTTTTATCGATTTCCCAGAAGGGATGTTTTTTTGCCCGGAAACTTTAATCACCTTTACTGAAAACGGTCTTGAAATCAGTTCCTTCCGGGCGCCCAAGGAAATCTTCGAAGAAATAAAAAAAACAACGGCAACAGCCGAAAAAGAACTATCCTGTGGAGTGCTTCTACCCCGTTTTTCAAAAAAAGAGTACTTGGAAACGGTTAAAAAGCTACAGGACCATATCGTTGAAGGTGATATTTACGAAATCAATTTGTGCCAAGAATTCACAGCAACGGGTAACGTACAGAATCCGGTAAACTTTTATCTCAAACTAAATGAAAAATCGCCCGCACCATTTTCGGCTTGGTTAAAAATCGGGAAGAAACATCTTCTCTGCGCAAGTCCGGAAAGGTTTATTAAGAAAAAAGGCGACAAACTTATTTCTCAGCCGATAAAAGGAACAATAAGGAGAGGTGAAGACGATAAAGAGGATCAAGAGCTCAAGAGCCTACTTTTCAACGACCCAAAAGAAAGGGCCGAAAACCTGATGATTGTGGATTTGGTCAGAAACGACCTTGCCCGCAGTTCCGTTTACGGGTCGGTTGTTCCGGAAGAAATTTTCGGTATCTATGGCTTCCGGCAGGTAAACCAAATGATCTCCACCGTCACGTCCCAATTGCGCCCCGGTTTTAGCCCTATCGAAGCCATCCGAAATGCCTTTCCGATGGGAAGTATGACCGGAGCTCCTAAAATTAGGATGATGGAACTTGCCGAGCATTACGAAAAAAGCAAACGCGGATTATACTCCGGAGCCGTAGGTTTTTTTGATCCAGAAATGGATTTCGATTTCAATGTAGTAATCCGCAGTATTTTCCTTGACGAAAAATCCGGACGGCTTTCTTTTCAAGTTGGGGGCGCCATCACCATCGATTCTATTCCGGAAAAAGAATACGAAGAATGTATGCTCAAAGCTTCTGCGATATTAAGCGTTTTGGGCATTTCCAATTAA
- a CDS encoding DUF1338 domain-containing protein, with the protein MNISTLDQLLDKLWSDYITLNPHALEIHNIFVERDEDVINDHIAFRTFNHPSVCVDVLAKPFLASGYVESGNYDFPSKKLNAKHFEHPDKTKPKIFISELRLEDFDAELNEIVNRMLSQVPENASDNFAFCVSGRPWTVTLDEYEKLLEKSEYAAWLSVFGFRANHFTVLANELNSLDNMTDLNALVRENGFLLNESGGAIKGSKDQMLEQSSTLAGKVDVTFDCENTKKIPACYYEFAMRYPKKDGELFQGFIAKSADKIFESTNQRKS; encoded by the coding sequence ATGAACATTTCCACACTCGATCAATTGCTCGACAAACTGTGGAGCGATTACATCACCCTTAATCCCCACGCTCTCGAAATCCACAATATTTTTGTGGAAAGGGACGAGGACGTAATCAACGATCACATCGCTTTCCGGACTTTCAACCACCCTTCGGTCTGTGTTGACGTTCTGGCCAAGCCTTTCCTCGCATCTGGATACGTTGAGTCCGGGAACTACGACTTTCCGTCCAAAAAACTGAATGCCAAACACTTCGAGCACCCCGACAAGACAAAGCCGAAAATCTTCATCAGCGAACTTCGCCTTGAAGACTTTGACGCCGAGCTCAACGAGATCGTTAACCGCATGCTTAGCCAAGTTCCGGAAAACGCCTCTGACAATTTCGCGTTCTGCGTTTCGGGAAGGCCTTGGACCGTTACGCTCGACGAATATGAGAAGTTGCTCGAAAAAAGCGAATACGCCGCTTGGCTTTCTGTTTTTGGTTTCCGAGCGAATCATTTCACCGTTTTGGCCAATGAACTCAACAGCCTCGACAATATGACGGACCTAAACGCCCTTGTTCGCGAGAACGGTTTCCTCCTTAACGAAAGTGGCGGTGCCATTAAGGGAAGCAAGGACCAAATGCTTGAACAGTCTTCGACCTTGGCGGGGAAAGTAGACGTAACTTTCGATTGCGAAAACACGAAAAAAATCCCGGCTTGCTATTATGAGTTCGCAATGAGATACCCTAAAAAGGACGGCGAGCTATTCCAAGGTTTCATAGCCAAATCGGCCGACAAAATCTTCGAAAGTACGAACCAAAGAAAATCTTAA
- a CDS encoding sulfatase-like hydrolase/transferase yields MKKFWRRITVNALAGLTGLFLLSCGKTDKKPLNILLITADDLNYNSVGAFGSKIDDITPNLDRLASQGKVFNDAHVTIAVCQPSRGVLMTGKYPHRNGIPGFHKTNIPDLPTLPEELQKGGYAIGLLGKMHHSSPKSDIQWDVQLDGFGSLGLGRDPERYYEECLTFLNKSKEAGKPFFLMANSHDPHRPFALSDQEQWAINGKYWNGKVPRKPSRVYKPEEVNVPDFLPDLQQVRLEMAEYYTSVHRLDETVGRILDALEESGMADNTLVMFLSDNGMAFPFAKTNCYLNSTRTPWIVRWPGVVKAGTSDSDHGISGVDYMATVLDAVGLPEPSSMDGHSFLPLLEGDKQEGREFVYTQFNETSARRRFTMRCVQDGNFGYIFSPWSDGKLAFKNESQHGRTFKAMRAAADSLPEVATRVKLFENRVVEEFYDLKNDPDALKNLANDPLYKQEKERFEKALEKWMVEMEDPALEAFRKRNDPEALKAFMDQENKDAKELSKMAKGHERMEETRRW; encoded by the coding sequence ATGAAAAAGTTTTGGAGAAGAATAACCGTGAACGCTCTGGCGGGCCTCACGGGACTTTTTTTGCTTTCATGTGGCAAAACGGATAAAAAACCGCTCAATATCTTACTGATCACGGCAGATGATCTGAACTATAATTCCGTTGGGGCTTTCGGATCAAAAATAGACGATATTACGCCCAACCTTGACCGCTTGGCGTCTCAAGGAAAAGTTTTCAACGATGCCCATGTGACTATCGCCGTTTGTCAGCCGAGCCGTGGCGTATTGATGACGGGGAAATATCCGCACAGAAACGGAATTCCCGGATTCCATAAAACGAATATTCCCGACCTCCCGACTTTGCCTGAAGAATTGCAAAAAGGAGGTTACGCTATCGGTTTGTTGGGGAAAATGCACCATTCATCCCCAAAATCCGATATTCAGTGGGATGTTCAGTTGGACGGTTTCGGAAGTTTGGGACTTGGACGAGATCCGGAAAGGTACTATGAGGAATGTCTAACCTTTCTGAACAAGTCTAAAGAAGCGGGCAAGCCGTTTTTCCTAATGGCTAATTCGCATGATCCGCACAGGCCATTCGCCTTGAGCGACCAGGAACAGTGGGCGATTAACGGCAAATATTGGAACGGAAAAGTTCCCCGGAAACCATCTAGGGTTTATAAGCCCGAAGAGGTGAACGTTCCGGATTTTCTGCCAGACCTTCAGCAGGTAAGGCTTGAGATGGCGGAATATTACACGTCCGTTCACCGATTGGATGAAACAGTCGGGAGAATTCTTGACGCTTTGGAGGAATCGGGAATGGCCGACAATACGTTGGTGATGTTCCTTTCCGATAACGGAATGGCCTTTCCGTTCGCCAAAACAAACTGTTACCTGAACAGCACTCGAACACCGTGGATCGTGCGTTGGCCGGGTGTGGTGAAAGCGGGAACTTCGGATTCGGACCACGGAATTTCGGGAGTTGATTATATGGCGACGGTATTGGACGCCGTTGGTCTCCCGGAGCCGTCGTCGATGGACGGGCACAGTTTCTTGCCTTTGTTGGAGGGCGATAAGCAAGAGGGAAGAGAGTTCGTTTACACTCAATTTAACGAGACTTCCGCGCGCAGAAGATTCACTATGCGTTGCGTTCAGGACGGAAATTTCGGCTATATTTTCAGCCCGTGGTCCGACGGTAAATTGGCTTTTAAGAACGAGTCCCAACATGGCCGAACGTTTAAAGCCATGCGTGCCGCCGCCGATTCGCTTCCTGAAGTTGCCACTAGAGTCAAGCTTTTCGAAAATAGGGTAGTGGAGGAGTTTTATGATCTGAAAAACGATCCTGACGCCTTGAAAAACTTGGCCAATGATCCGCTTTATAAGCAAGAAAAAGAACGATTCGAGAAAGCTTTGGAAAAATGGATGGTAGAGATGGAAGATCCGGCTTTGGAAGCGTTCAGAAAAAGGAATGATCCGGAAGCGTTAAAAGCGTTTATGGACCAAGAAAATAAGGACGCAAAAGAGTTGAGTAAGATGGCTAAAGGCCACGAAAGAATGGAAGAAACACGAAGGTGGTGA
- a CDS encoding sulfatase, with protein MIDFYRKIALAIFAFCLVAQAQGKGKKLRKPNVVVLFVDDMGWTDLGCFGSKFYETPNIDALAEDGVRFTNAYANCTVCSPSRASMMTGKYPARLHLTDWIQGHSYLAKHSAKQVPDWTMKLDPKEKTVAEILKDEGYTTMHVGKWHLGEDETDWPEYHGFDHNVGGWSRGAPKGGYFSPYDNPRLKDGPKGEHLTDRLTDEAIKLIGENKEKPFFLHFAFYAVHTPLQGKKDLVEKYKRVAKPEMPQRHPIYAAMVEAMDQNVGRLVEYLKQNGLYENTLIVFTSDNGGLVNRYQLHRNPNHTPTTNNLGLRSGKGDMYEGSVRVPMFVTWKGEVPSGKTTDQVAMTMDVKPTVLDFLGLKKKYKPEFKAMDGQSLRKTLIKGKTDDDRPVFWHYPHYHYQGAVPYGAVRSGDWKLVEIYEDGTTELYNLANDLEETHDLSASNPEKTAELKVMLNDWRKEVKAQMPVDNPDFDPKKSNHLKYLELRK; from the coding sequence ATGATTGATTTTTATAGAAAGATAGCGCTTGCCATTTTCGCCTTTTGCTTAGTGGCGCAAGCGCAGGGCAAAGGAAAAAAATTAAGGAAACCGAATGTCGTCGTTTTGTTTGTCGATGATATGGGTTGGACCGATTTGGGATGTTTCGGAAGCAAATTTTACGAGACGCCGAACATCGACGCCTTAGCCGAAGACGGGGTTCGTTTTACGAACGCTTACGCAAACTGTACGGTTTGTTCGCCTTCGAGAGCCTCGATGATGACTGGGAAATACCCGGCAAGATTACATTTGACCGATTGGATCCAAGGGCATTCGTATTTGGCGAAACACTCTGCCAAGCAAGTTCCGGACTGGACGATGAAACTTGATCCAAAGGAAAAAACCGTTGCGGAAATCCTGAAAGACGAAGGCTACACGACCATGCACGTAGGCAAATGGCATTTGGGCGAGGACGAAACCGACTGGCCAGAATACCACGGCTTCGACCATAATGTGGGAGGTTGGTCAAGAGGAGCTCCAAAAGGCGGATATTTTTCGCCTTATGATAACCCTAGGCTAAAGGACGGCCCGAAAGGCGAACACCTGACCGACAGGTTGACCGATGAGGCGATTAAACTTATCGGTGAAAATAAAGAGAAGCCGTTTTTCCTGCATTTCGCTTTTTACGCCGTTCATACTCCTTTGCAGGGCAAAAAGGATTTGGTGGAGAAATACAAGCGGGTTGCCAAGCCGGAAATGCCTCAAAGACATCCGATTTACGCCGCAATGGTGGAGGCCATGGACCAGAATGTCGGGCGCTTGGTCGAATACCTGAAGCAAAATGGCCTTTACGAAAACACATTGATCGTTTTTACCAGCGACAACGGCGGGTTGGTCAACCGTTATCAGCTTCACAGAAACCCGAATCATACACCGACAACCAACAACCTCGGGTTGAGGTCAGGCAAAGGCGACATGTATGAAGGAAGCGTGCGCGTTCCGATGTTCGTGACTTGGAAAGGCGAAGTGCCGTCGGGAAAAACGACGGACCAAGTGGCAATGACGATGGACGTAAAGCCGACAGTGCTTGATTTCTTGGGTTTGAAGAAAAAATATAAGCCGGAGTTCAAGGCAATGGACGGGCAGAGCCTTCGCAAGACTTTGATAAAAGGAAAGACCGATGACGATCGCCCCGTTTTCTGGCATTATCCGCATTACCATTACCAAGGAGCTGTGCCTTATGGAGCGGTAAGGTCGGGAGATTGGAAATTGGTCGAGATTTACGAAGACGGAACGACCGAACTTTATAACCTGGCCAATGACTTGGAGGAAACGCATGACCTTTCGGCTTCGAACCCGGAAAAAACGGCCGAACTGAAAGTTATGCTTAATGATTGGAGGAAAGAAGTCAAGGCGCAAATGCCAGTAGACAACCCTGATTTTGATCCTAAGAAAAGTAACCATTTAAAGTATTTGGAACTGAGGAAATAA
- the dinB gene encoding DNA polymerase IV, producing the protein MKELRKIIHIDMDAFYASIEQRDNPALRGKPIGVGGTSRRGVLATASYEARQFGVRSAMPNGLALKKCPHLILVKSRFDVYKRVSAQIREIFHRYTDLVEPLSLDEAYLDVTEPKQGPPSATLLAEQIRKEVFETTQLTCSAGVSYNKFIAKTASDFNKPDGITVVLPDQAQEFLEKLPIAKFHGIGKVTAERMRALGIHSGADLAKADLPTLRLHFGKAGKFFYNIVRGIDDRPVISSRERKSIGAERTFEENISDLGEMGARLDDIVKEVSRRAEKSMSAGKTVTLKIKFSDFVQITRSKTLPNPVRSYEDLLPVIKELLQQAPLRDREVRLLGASLSNLKKPEELEGQQIKIPFPDL; encoded by the coding sequence GTGAAAGAGCTCAGGAAAATCATCCATATCGACATGGACGCGTTTTACGCCTCTATTGAACAACGGGACAACCCCGCTTTGAGAGGAAAGCCTATCGGCGTGGGCGGCACATCACGGCGCGGAGTGTTGGCCACTGCCAGTTACGAGGCTCGGCAATTTGGGGTTCGTTCCGCCATGCCCAATGGATTAGCGCTGAAAAAATGCCCTCACCTAATCCTTGTCAAATCCCGTTTTGATGTCTACAAAAGGGTTTCCGCACAAATAAGGGAGATTTTCCATCGCTACACGGACTTGGTGGAACCTCTTTCGCTCGACGAGGCCTACCTCGACGTAACCGAACCGAAACAAGGCCCGCCTTCGGCGACTCTGCTTGCGGAACAAATCAGAAAAGAGGTCTTCGAGACCACTCAACTGACTTGCTCCGCCGGAGTATCGTACAATAAGTTCATCGCCAAAACCGCTTCCGACTTCAACAAACCCGACGGAATCACGGTGGTTTTGCCCGACCAAGCCCAAGAGTTCCTCGAAAAACTTCCAATCGCTAAATTTCATGGCATTGGAAAGGTCACCGCCGAACGTATGCGAGCGCTCGGTATACACTCAGGCGCCGATTTGGCCAAAGCCGACCTTCCCACACTTCGGCTACACTTCGGAAAAGCCGGAAAGTTTTTCTATAATATCGTTCGCGGTATCGACGATCGCCCTGTAATTTCGTCGCGTGAACGAAAATCCATTGGAGCGGAGAGGACTTTCGAAGAAAACATTTCCGATTTAGGCGAAATGGGCGCACGGCTGGATGATATTGTGAAAGAAGTTTCCCGAAGAGCCGAAAAATCAATGTCAGCAGGAAAAACAGTCACGCTGAAAATTAAGTTCAGTGACTTTGTCCAAATCACTCGGAGCAAAACCCTCCCCAACCCCGTCCGCTCTTACGAAGACCTGCTTCCGGTAATCAAGGAATTATTACAGCAAGCCCCTTTACGTGACCGGGAAGTGCGTTTGCTGGGCGCAAGCCTTTCCAACCTCAAAAAACCCGAAGAACTGGAAGGACAACAAATCAAAATCCCATTTCCGGATCTTTAA
- the gmd gene encoding GDP-mannose 4,6-dehydratase, with protein MKKALITGVTGQDGAYLAEFLLKKGYEVHGIKRRSSLFNTDRIDHLYQDPHEKNLNFILHYGDLTDSTNIIRIIQEVQPDEIYNLGAMSHVKVSFDSPEYTADVDGMGTLRILEAVRILGLEKKTRIYQASTSELYGKVQEIPQKETTPFYPRSPYAVAKMYGFWITVNYREAYDMFAVNGILFNHESPLRGETFVTRKITRATSRIALGLQDTMFLGNLDAKRDWGHAKDYVQAMWLMLQVDTPEDYVIASGITTTVRDFARMAFAELGIELEFKGEGVNEIGYVKKCTGEFKLPEGQEVIKVDPRYFRPTEVELLIGDPTKAKTQLGWELEYDLPALVKDMVLSDLELFKRDQYLIEGGHKVNNYFE; from the coding sequence ATGAAAAAGGCCTTGATCACTGGTGTTACCGGCCAAGACGGCGCATATCTTGCCGAATTCTTACTCAAAAAAGGATACGAAGTACACGGCATCAAGCGTAGAAGCTCGCTCTTCAATACCGATAGGATCGATCATCTCTACCAAGACCCGCACGAGAAGAATCTCAATTTCATTCTTCACTACGGCGACCTGACAGATTCCACCAACATTATCCGGATCATTCAGGAGGTACAGCCTGACGAGATATATAACTTGGGCGCAATGTCGCACGTTAAGGTAAGCTTCGACTCACCGGAATACACCGCCGACGTGGACGGAATGGGAACTCTCAGAATTCTCGAGGCTGTCCGGATTCTAGGCCTTGAAAAGAAAACCAGAATCTACCAGGCCTCCACTTCGGAGCTTTACGGAAAGGTTCAGGAAATTCCGCAAAAGGAAACTACGCCATTCTACCCTCGCTCACCATACGCTGTTGCAAAAATGTACGGTTTCTGGATTACGGTAAACTATCGCGAGGCTTATGACATGTTCGCCGTAAACGGTATCCTCTTCAACCATGAGTCCCCATTACGTGGAGAAACTTTCGTAACACGAAAAATCACCCGCGCCACGTCAAGAATAGCCCTCGGCCTCCAAGACACTATGTTCCTCGGCAACCTCGACGCCAAACGCGACTGGGGTCATGCCAAAGACTACGTTCAAGCCATGTGGCTCATGCTCCAGGTCGACACTCCTGAAGACTACGTTATCGCTTCTGGAATCACCACTACGGTCCGCGATTTCGCCAGAATGGCATTTGCCGAACTCGGTATTGAGCTGGAATTCAAAGGCGAAGGCGTAAACGAAATCGGTTATGTGAAGAAATGTACTGGCGAGTTCAAACTTCCCGAAGGCCAAGAAGTAATAAAAGTGGATCCTCGTTACTTCCGCCCTACCGAAGTGGAACTTCTGATCGGCGATCCGACAAAAGCGAAGACACAGCTGGGTTGGGAACTCGAATATGATCTTCCAGCATTGGTGAAAGATATGGTTCTTTCTGATTTGGAACTCTTCAAGCGTGATCAATACTTGATCGAAGGAGGTCACAAGGTTAATAACTATTTCGAATAA
- the fcl gene encoding GDP-L-fucose synthase has translation MRKHSKIYVAGHRGMVGSAIVRALESAGFDNIITRTSSELDLRDQSAVAKFFAEEKPEFVFLAAAKVGGIHANNTYRADFIYDNLMIEANVIHQSHAHGVEKLLSLGSSCIYPKFAEQPIKEEYLLTGELEPTNEPYAIAKIAGIKLCDAYRDQYESNFISAMPTNLYGPNDNYDLNNSHVLPALIRKFHEAKVNNLPFVEIWGTGSPKREFLHVDDLAQACLFLMEEHNEGGWVNVGTGQDISIKDLALTVKEVVGYEGELNFDETKPDGTPRKLMDVSKLHNMGFSHKIGLKDGITAVYKDFTENVFPKL, from the coding sequence ATGAGAAAACATTCGAAAATATACGTTGCCGGACATCGTGGCATGGTCGGGTCGGCTATTGTCAGGGCTTTAGAAAGCGCTGGTTTTGACAATATCATCACCAGAACTTCCAGCGAACTGGACCTTAGGGACCAAAGCGCTGTCGCTAAATTTTTTGCAGAAGAAAAACCCGAATTCGTTTTTCTGGCCGCCGCAAAAGTTGGTGGCATTCACGCAAATAACACTTACAGAGCCGACTTTATTTACGACAACCTCATGATCGAGGCAAACGTAATCCACCAAAGTCACGCTCATGGAGTGGAAAAGCTTCTTTCGCTCGGTTCGTCTTGCATTTACCCGAAATTCGCAGAGCAACCTATTAAGGAAGAATACCTGCTCACCGGCGAATTGGAACCGACAAACGAGCCTTACGCTATCGCAAAAATCGCCGGCATCAAGCTCTGCGACGCTTACCGCGACCAATACGAAAGCAACTTCATCTCGGCGATGCCTACCAACCTTTACGGTCCTAACGACAACTACGACCTGAACAATTCGCACGTGTTGCCGGCCTTGATCCGTAAATTCCACGAAGCGAAAGTCAACAATCTCCCTTTCGTGGAAATTTGGGGAACGGGGTCGCCAAAACGCGAGTTCCTCCACGTCGATGATCTGGCTCAAGCATGCCTTTTCCTTATGGAAGAGCATAACGAAGGTGGATGGGTCAATGTCGGTACCGGTCAGGACATCTCGATAAAAGACTTGGCCCTCACAGTCAAAGAAGTTGTCGGTTACGAAGGCGAACTCAATTTCGACGAGACAAAACCGGACGGAACCCCTCGCAAGCTTATGGACGTATCCAAACTCCATAATATGGGATTCAGCCATAAAATCGGCTTAAAAGACGGCATCACTGCCGTATATAAAGATTTTACGGAAAACGTTTTCCCGAAACTCTGA